One segment of Alnus glutinosa chromosome 2, dhAlnGlut1.1, whole genome shotgun sequence DNA contains the following:
- the LOC133860127 gene encoding OVARIAN TUMOR DOMAIN-containing deubiquitinating enzyme 12-like isoform X4 produces the protein MWMGTQSVGECSSSTSLSSQQDVEDDRMIAVVLSEEYANLDGAVARRLSNLAPVPHVPRINSYIPNLSDASLDHQRLLQRLNVYGLYEVKVSGDGNCQFRALSDQIYKSPEYHKHVRKEIVQQLKDYRTSYEGYVPMKYKRYYKKMAKSGEWGDHVTLQAAADKFVAKICLLTSFRDTCFVEIMPQRQTPKRELWLSFWSEVHYNSLYEIRDAPTQPTPRRKHWLF, from the exons ATGTGGATGGGAACTCAGAGTGTGGGTGAATGTTCTAGCTCAACGTCCTTGAGCAGTCAGCAGGATGTTGAGGATGACCGGATGATTGCTGTTGTACTATCTGAAGAGTATGCCAATTTAGATGGTGCAGTTGCAAGACGCCTTTCCAACCTGGCGCCTGTTCCA CATGTCCCACGAATAAATTCCTACATCCCCAACTTAAGTGATGCAAGTTTGGATCACCAACGGCTCCTCCAGAG GCTGAATGTCTATGGTTTATATGAAGTGAAGGTCTCAGGCGATGGAAACTGCCAG TTTCGTGCACTTTCAGACCAGATTTACAAGTCACCTGAATATCACAAACATGTTCGCAAAGAAATTGTGCAACAG CTCAAAGATTACCGTACTTCATATGAAGGCTATGTCCCAATGAAGTACAAACGATATTACAAGAAAATGGCAAA ATCCGGTGAGTGGGGGGACCATGTTACCTTACAAGCAGCAGCTGATAAG TTTGTGGCGAAGATATGCCTGTTGACATCATTTAGAGATACTTGTTTTGTCGAAATCATGCCTCAGCGCCAGACACCTAAACGTG AGTTGTGGTTAAGTTTTTGGTCTGAGGTTCATTACAATTCGCTGTATGAGATTCGAG ATGCTCCAACTCAGCCAACGCCTAGGAGGAAACACTGGTTATTCTAG
- the LOC133860127 gene encoding DEAD-box ATP-dependent RNA helicase 41-like isoform X1 gives MEDGNKVNQCMSEMLSTDGDVSTVLDVADKIKERCREQREALPGEPKCIICRRYGEYICDETDDDICSLECKQALLCRVASSQLPVGLPPPKKLPATDECFYVRDSDDKSGSVSLTMDETESLRRKLEIQVKGELTVAPMLSFSSCNLPRKLLQNIEAAGYDVPTPVQMQAIPAALIGKSLLVSADTGSGKTASFLVPVVSRCANIRIESSSNQRKPLAIVLTPTRELCIQVEEHAKLLAKSLPFRTALVVGGDAMAGQRHRIEGGVELVIGTPGRLIDLLTKHDIELDDVMIFVLDEVDSMLQRGFRDQVMQIFRALSQPQVLMYSATISQEVEKITSCMAKDIIVISVGKPNRPSKAVKQLAIWVESKHKKQKLFDILMSKHHFMPPVVVYVGSRLGADLLSNAITVTTGMKALSIHGEKSMKERREIMRSFLVGEVPVIVATGVLGRGLDLLGVRQVIVFDMPNSIKEYIHQIGRASRMGEEGTAIVFVNEENKNMFPELIKILKSAGAAVPRELVNSRFAVEFLSGGKCQKRRKRGC, from the exons ATGGAAGACGGGAACAAGGTTAATCAATGCATGAGTGAAATGCTATCAACAGATGGTGATGTATCCACCG TTCTTGATGTAGCAGATAAAATTAAAGAGAGGTGTAGGGAGCAGAGAGAAGCTCTGCCAGGGGAGCCTAAATGCATTATATGTCGTCGCTATGGTGAGTATATATGTGACGAGACAGATGATGATATCTGCAGCTTGGAATGCAAACAAGCTCTACTATGCAGGGTTGCCAGCTCACAGCTGCCCGTTGGTCTCCCACCTCCTAAAAAATTACCTGCAACTGATGAGTGTTTTTACGTTAGAGATTCTGATGATAAATCAGGATCTGTATCTTTAACTATGGATGAGACTGAGTCACTAAGAAGGAAGCTCGAAATTCAAGTGAAGGGTGAATTAACTGTCGCACCCATGTTATCATTCTCTTCATGTAATCTTCCTCGGAAGCTTCTCCAAAATATAGAAGCTGCAGGATATGACGTGCCCACACCTGTGCAGATGCAAGCAATTCCAGCTGCTTTGATAGGCAAAAGCCTGCTTGTTTCAGCTGACACGGGCTCAGGGAAAACTGCTTCCTTTCTGGTTCCAGTTGTTTCTCGTTGTGCAAATATTCGCATTGAGAGCTCTTCAAACCAAAGAAAGCCATTAGCAATTGTTCTAACACCAACTAGAGAGCTCTGTATACAGGTTGAGGAACACGCTAAGTTACTTGCAAAGAGTTTGCCTTTCAGAACTGCACTTGTTGTTGGTGGTGATGCCATGGCTGGACAACGACACCGCATTGAGGGAGGAGTGGAACTGGTCATTGGAACTCCAGGCAGGCTTATTGACCTTTTAACAAAGCATGATATTGAACTAGATGATGTAATGATCTTTGTTCTAGATGAGGTGGACTCCATGCTCCAAAGGGGTTTCCGGGATCAGGTAATGCAGATCTTTAGGGCTCTATCGCAGCCCCAGGTCTTGATGTATTCAGCAACAATCTCACAAGAGGTAGAAAAGATTACTAGCTGTATGGCAAAAGATATTATTGTCATCTCTGTTGGCAAACCTAATAGGCCAAGTAAGGCTGTGAAGCAGCTGGCTATATGGGTTGAGTCAAAGCATAAAAAGCAAAAGCTTTTTGACATTTTAATGAGTAAGCATCATTTTATGCCACCAGTTGTGGTGTATGTGGGTTCAAGACTTGGGGCAGATCTCCTGTCTAATGCAATTACAGTCACCACTGGGATGAAAGCTTTATCAATCCATGGGGAGAAGTCCAtgaaagagaggagagaaattATGAGGTCATTTTTGGTGGGAGAGGTTCCAGTTATTGTGGCCACAGGGGTTTTGGGTCGGGGTCTTGATCTCTTGGGTGTGAGACAGGTAATAGTTTTCGACATGCCCAATTCCATCAAGGAGTACATCCATCAGATAGGAAGAGCATCCCGAATGGGAGAGGAGGGAACAGCTATTGTGTTTGTGaatgaagaaaataagaatatGTTTCCGGAgttgatcaaaattttaaaatctgcTGGAGCAGCTGTACCTCGGGAGCTTGTTAATTCACGGTTTGCAGTTGAGTTTTTATCTGGTGGCAAATGCCAGAAAAGGAGAAAGCGTGGTTGCTGA
- the LOC133860127 gene encoding OVARIAN TUMOR DOMAIN-containing deubiquitinating enzyme 12-like isoform X3 — MEDGNKVNQCMSEMLSTDGDVSTDLGTNSSSSPSHISLGNNMWMGTQSVGECSSSTSLSSQQDVEDDRMIAVVLSEEYANLDGAVARRLSNLAPVPHVPRINSYIPNLSDASLDHQRLLQRLNVYGLYEVKVSGDGNCQLKDYRTSYEGYVPMKYKRYYKKMAKSGEWGDHVTLQAAADKFVAKICLLTSFRDTCFVEIMPQRQTPKRELWLSFWSEVHYNSLYEIRDAPTQPTPRRKHWLF; from the exons ATGGAAGACGGGAACAAGGTTAATCAATGCATGAGTGAAATGCTATCAACAGATGGTGATGTATCCACCG ATTTAGGAACAAACTCGTCTTCCTCGCCTTCGCATATTTCACTCG GAAACAATATGTGGATGGGAACTCAGAGTGTGGGTGAATGTTCTAGCTCAACGTCCTTGAGCAGTCAGCAGGATGTTGAGGATGACCGGATGATTGCTGTTGTACTATCTGAAGAGTATGCCAATTTAGATGGTGCAGTTGCAAGACGCCTTTCCAACCTGGCGCCTGTTCCA CATGTCCCACGAATAAATTCCTACATCCCCAACTTAAGTGATGCAAGTTTGGATCACCAACGGCTCCTCCAGAG GCTGAATGTCTATGGTTTATATGAAGTGAAGGTCTCAGGCGATGGAAACTGCCAG CTCAAAGATTACCGTACTTCATATGAAGGCTATGTCCCAATGAAGTACAAACGATATTACAAGAAAATGGCAAA ATCCGGTGAGTGGGGGGACCATGTTACCTTACAAGCAGCAGCTGATAAG TTTGTGGCGAAGATATGCCTGTTGACATCATTTAGAGATACTTGTTTTGTCGAAATCATGCCTCAGCGCCAGACACCTAAACGTG AGTTGTGGTTAAGTTTTTGGTCTGAGGTTCATTACAATTCGCTGTATGAGATTCGAG ATGCTCCAACTCAGCCAACGCCTAGGAGGAAACACTGGTTATTCTAG
- the LOC133861440 gene encoding heavy metal-associated isoprenylated plant protein 35-like, producing MAKQVDLQKLELKVSVNCCDGCKKKVKKVLQSIEGVLKTEIDPLQPKVTVLGNVDPQILIKKLLKVGKQPEAWKSYGNQNAGREKKEAEMAVTNEKGKPKTGGCQQEECPDSNDKIKVSTDGGDGNKNIAVEKDQKEREGSVSSSSSQVVKKEIHPEVEVNCTGYTSLLHDRGNVKTLTHTQCYNMVGPSVITLPYYAIPSHMAPLLPTCYGEEYYNCGRPISQPPAARIGDYFSDENPVGCHVM from the exons ATGGCAAAGCAAGTAGATTTACAG aAACTTGAGTTAAAGGTTTCTGTCAACTGCTGTGATGGTTGCAAGAAGAAAGTTAAAAAGGTGTTACAAAGCATTGAGG GTGTTTTGAAGACAGAAATCGACCCTTTGCAGCCCAAAGTTACAGTCCTAGGGAATGTGGATCCACAAATTTTAATCAAGAAGCTTCTGAAAGTTGGAAAACAACCAGAGGCGTGGAAGAGCTATGGGAATCAGAATGCtggaagggaaaagaaagaagcagAAATGGCAGTGACGAATGAGAAAGGAAAGCCAAAAACTGGAGGGTGTCAGCAAGAAGAGTGCCCAGattcaaatgataaaattaaagtGAGCACAGATGGTGGGGATGGAAACAAAAATATAGCTGTAGAGAAGGATCAGAAGGAGAGGGAGGGCAGTGTAAGTAGTTCTAGTTCCCAAGTCGTTAAGAAGGAAATTCACCCGGAAGTGGAAGTGAATTGCACCGGGTATACAAGCTTGTTGCATGATAGAGGTAATGTTAAGACTCTGACTCATACCCAATGTTATAACATGGTCGGGCCCTCTGTGATCACCCTGCCCTATTATGCAATACCTTCACATATGGCTCCCCTCCTACCAACTTGTTATGGCGAGGAATACTACAACTGTGGAAGGCCAATCTCTCAGCCACCAGCAGCACGAATTGGGGATTATTTCAGTGATGAGAATCCCGTGGGATGCCACGTGATGTGA
- the LOC133860130 gene encoding WD repeat-containing protein LWD1 yields MGASSDPTQDGSDEQQKRSEIYTYEAPWHIFAMNWSVRRDKKYRLAIASHLDQYPNRVEIVQLDDSNGEIRSDPNLSFEHPYPPTKTIFIPDKECQKPDLLATSSDFLRVWRISDDHRVELKSLLNGNKNSDFCGPLTSFDWNEAEPKRIGTSSIDTTCTIWDIEREIVDTQLIAHDKEVYDIAWGGVGVFASVSADGSVRVFDLRDKEHSTIIYESSEPDTPLVRLGWNKQDPRYMATIIMDSAKVVVLDIRYPTLPVVELQRHQASVNAIAWAPHSSCHICTAGDDFQALIWDLSSMGQPVEGGLDPILAYTAGAEIEQLQWSSSQPDWVAIAFSTKLQILRV; encoded by the coding sequence ATGGGGGCGAGTAGCGATCCGACTCAGGATGGTTCGGACGAGCAGCAGAAGCGGTCGGAGATATACACGTACGAGGCACCCTGGCACATCTTCGCCATGAACTGGAGCGTCCGCCGCGACAAGAAGTACCGGCTGGCCATAGCCAGCCACCTGGACCAGTACCCGAACCGCGTAGAGATCGTTCAGCTGGACGACTCCAACGGCGAGATCCGCTCCGACCCCAACCTCTCCTTCGAGCACCCCTACCCTCCCACCAAGACCATCTTCATCCCTGACAAGGAGTGCCAGAAGCCCGACCTCCTCGCCACCTCCAGTGACTTCCTCCGCGTCTGGCGCATCTCCGACGACCACCGCGTCGAGCTCAAGAGCCTCCTCAACGGCAACAAGAACAGCGACTTCTGTGGGCCCCTCACCTCCTTCGACTGGAACGAGGCCGAGCCCAAGCGCATCGGCACCTCCAGCATCGACACCACCTGCACCATCTGGGACATCGAGCGCGAGATCGTCGACACCCAGCTCATTGCCCACGACAAGGAGGTCTACGACATCGCATGGGGCGGCGTCGGCGTCTTCGCCTCCGTCTCCGCCGACGGCTCCGTTCGCGTCTTCGATCTCCGTGACAAGGAGCACTCCACCATCATCTACGAGAGCTCCGAGCCTGACACCCCCTTGGTCCGCCTCGGCTGGAACAAGCAGGATCCCAGATATATGGCCACCATCATCATGGACAGCGCCAAGGTCGTCGTCCTCGACATCCGCTACCCAACGCTACCCGTCGTCGAATTGCAGAGGCATCAGGCCTCCGTTAATGCCATTGCCTGGGCTCCCCACAGTTCCTGCCACATCTGCACGGCCGGCGACGATTTCCAGGCCTTGATTTGGGACTTGTCCTCCATGGGCCAGCCTGTCGAGGGCGGCTTGGATCCCATTCTCGCGTATACCGCCGGGGCAGAGATCGAGCAGCTGCAATGGTCCTCGTCCCAGCCCGACTGGGTTGCCATTGCTTTCTCCACCAAGCTTCAGATACTTAGGGTATGA
- the LOC133860630 gene encoding LOW QUALITY PROTEIN: glyceraldehyde-3-phosphate dehydrogenase A, chloroplastic (The sequence of the model RefSeq protein was modified relative to this genomic sequence to represent the inferred CDS: inserted 1 base in 1 codon; deleted 3 bases in 3 codons), with the protein MEIGEYSRLREGAGKPIEAGAKKVIITNPCKAGDIPTYVVGVNADAYNSDKPNISNASCTTKILINCLAPFVKVLDQKLGNLFIIKGTTTTTHSHTSDQRLLLDASHHDLKRARATALNIVPTSTGAAKALTMALVLPTLKGKLXGIALRVPTPNVSVVVQVSKKTFAQEVKAAKEPLVSVDVRCTDVSSTVGSSLTMVKVITWHDNEWGYSQRVVDLAHIVANNWK; encoded by the exons atggAAATAGGAGAGTATAGTAGACTG AGAGAGGGCGCGGGCAAGCCCATTGAGGCA GGCGCTAAGAAGGTGATCATCACTAACCCTTGCAAGGCC GGTGACATCCCTACCTACGTGGTAGGGGTCAATGCAGACGCCTACAACTCAGACAAGCCCAATATCAGCAATGCTTCCTGCACCACTAAAATACTAATTAATTGCCTTGCTCCCTTCGTCAAGGTTCTTGACCAGAAGTTGGGCAATTTAT TCATCATCAAGGGCACCACGACTACCACTCACTCGCACACCAGTGACCAGAGGCTA CTACTTGACGCCAGCCACCATGACCTCAAGCGTGCACGAGCTACTGCTCTAAACATTGTTCCCACTTCAACAGGCGCAGCAAAGGCTTTGACCATGGCCCTTGTCCTCCCAACTCTTAAAGGCAAAC AAGGCATCGCCCTGCGTGTGCCTACTCCAAATGTGTCCGTGGTTGTCCAGGTATCTAAGAAGACCTTTGCCCAAGAGGTGAAAGCTGCGAAGGAGCCCCTTGTTTCGGTTGATGTTAGGTGCACTGACGTATCTTCAACAGTTGGCTCTTCATTGACAATGGTCAAAGTAATTACTTGGCACGATAATGAGTGGGGTTACTCTCAAAGGGTTGTGGATTTGGCTCACATTGTTGCCAACAACTGGAAGTAA
- the LOC133860127 gene encoding OVARIAN TUMOR DOMAIN-containing deubiquitinating enzyme 12-like isoform X2 has translation MEDGNKVNQCMSEMLSTDGDVSTDLGTNSSSSPSHISLGNNMWMGTQSVGECSSSTSLSSQQDVEDDRMIAVVLSEEYANLDGAVARRLSNLAPVPHVPRINSYIPNLSDASLDHQRLLQRLNVYGLYEVKVSGDGNCQFRALSDQIYKSPEYHKHVRKEIVQQLKDYRTSYEGYVPMKYKRYYKKMAKSGEWGDHVTLQAAADKFVAKICLLTSFRDTCFVEIMPQRQTPKRELWLSFWSEVHYNSLYEIRDAPTQPTPRRKHWLF, from the exons ATGGAAGACGGGAACAAGGTTAATCAATGCATGAGTGAAATGCTATCAACAGATGGTGATGTATCCACCG ATTTAGGAACAAACTCGTCTTCCTCGCCTTCGCATATTTCACTCG GAAACAATATGTGGATGGGAACTCAGAGTGTGGGTGAATGTTCTAGCTCAACGTCCTTGAGCAGTCAGCAGGATGTTGAGGATGACCGGATGATTGCTGTTGTACTATCTGAAGAGTATGCCAATTTAGATGGTGCAGTTGCAAGACGCCTTTCCAACCTGGCGCCTGTTCCA CATGTCCCACGAATAAATTCCTACATCCCCAACTTAAGTGATGCAAGTTTGGATCACCAACGGCTCCTCCAGAG GCTGAATGTCTATGGTTTATATGAAGTGAAGGTCTCAGGCGATGGAAACTGCCAG TTTCGTGCACTTTCAGACCAGATTTACAAGTCACCTGAATATCACAAACATGTTCGCAAAGAAATTGTGCAACAG CTCAAAGATTACCGTACTTCATATGAAGGCTATGTCCCAATGAAGTACAAACGATATTACAAGAAAATGGCAAA ATCCGGTGAGTGGGGGGACCATGTTACCTTACAAGCAGCAGCTGATAAG TTTGTGGCGAAGATATGCCTGTTGACATCATTTAGAGATACTTGTTTTGTCGAAATCATGCCTCAGCGCCAGACACCTAAACGTG AGTTGTGGTTAAGTTTTTGGTCTGAGGTTCATTACAATTCGCTGTATGAGATTCGAG ATGCTCCAACTCAGCCAACGCCTAGGAGGAAACACTGGTTATTCTAG